A segment of the Microbacterium luteolum genome:
CTTCGGTCTCTGGTTCTGGGGTCCGGACTACGCGGACTCCGCGAACTTCCTCCCCTTCGCCCCGGGCCTGAAGGTCGGCCTGCGCGCCGGCTGGTCCGCCGACGCCAACCCGGAGATCGCCGGGATCGCCGCTGGTGCAGCCAGCGCGACGGATGAGGCCGTGCGTGCCGACGCCTTCACCTCGTTCGCCGAGGCCATGCAGGCCGAGGGCCCGTTCGTGCCGCTGATCGTCCCTGGCCGCAACATCGCGACCGCGGGCGACGTGGCCGGCGCCGTGTACAACTCCGTCTGGGAGATGGACATCGCCGAGATCACCCCGGCCGGCTGAGCGGAATCCCCATGACGACGGTGGCGGTGCAGAGGCAGGCGCAGCGGCGCAGATCGCCTCTGGTCGGGTACCTGCTGCGGCGGGCCGGAACCTCCCTGCTCCTGTTGGTGGGCGTGACGATCGTCACGTTCGCGCTCACCAACCTGGTGCCGGGAGATCCGGTCTCGGCGGCCCTCGGTGAGGGCGCGTCGCAGAACCCCGCGACCCGTGAGGCGTTCATCCGCGCGAACGGCCTCGACCAGCCCCTGTTCGTGCAGTACTTCATCTATATGGGGAACCTGTTCCGCGGGGACCTCGGCACGTCGCTGGTGACCGGTCGCCCGGTCACCAGCGACCTCGCCACCGCGGTGCCCGCGACGATCGAGATCGCGATCGGCGCGATCATCCTCAGCCTCGCGGTCAGCATCGTGCTCGGCACCCTCGCCGCCTACCGCCGCGGCCTCGTCACCGATCAGGTCATCCGCGTCGTGACGCTGATCGGCCTGAGCGTTCCGACCTTCTGGCTGGCGCTCGTCAGCTTCTACGTGTTCTTCCTGGAGCTGCGCATCGCGCCGGGGTCCGGGCGCATCTCGCCTTCGATCACCCCGCCGCCGCGGATCACGGGCCTCTACACGGTCGACTACCTGCTGAACGGCGACGGCGTCGGCTTCTTCGACGCGCTCGCGCACCTGGCCCTGCCGGTGCTGGTGCTGTCGCTCGTGACGATCGGCCTGCTGACCCGCTTCATCCGCACCTCGGTGCTCGAGGTGCTGGGCAGCGACTACGTGCGCGCGGCGCGGGCCAAGGGGCTTCCGGCCATGCGGGTCATCCTGGACTACGTGCTCCGCGGCGCCTCGCTGCCGATCCTCACGATCGTCGGCGTCGCGTTCGGCTCGCTGCTCTCCGGCACCGTGCTCGTCGAGTCGGTGTTCGCCTGGCCGGGCCTCGGCACCTACGCCTACAACTCGGCCGCCAACCTCGACCTTCCCGGCATCATGGGCGTCGGTCTCGTGGTCGGCGTCATCTACCTCCTCATCAACTTCGTCGTCGACCTGCTCTACGGCGTCCTCGACCCGAGAGTGAGGATCGCATGAGCCGCATCGCCGCAGCCACCCCGGCCGGACGCTTCCGCTTCCGCTGGCCGCGCGCCTGGCGCACGCCGCTCGGCATCATCGGCACGGTCATCGCGGGCGCCTGGATCATCGTCGCGTTCACGGCGCAGTGGTGGGTGCCCTTCGGTCCCAACGCCCAGGTGCTCCCACGACTGCAGCCGCCGGGCGTCGACACCCTCCTCGGCACCGACGGCAACGGCCGCGACATCTTCTCCCGCCTGATGACGGGTGCGACGGTGAGCCTGCCGCTCGCCCTCATGCTCGTGATCGCAGCCATGATCATCGGCACCGTGATCGGCGCGCTCGCCGGATACTTCGGCGGATGGCTCGACGAGACCCTCATGCGCATCACCGACCTGTTCATGGCGTTCCCGACCGTCATCCTCGCGATGGTGGTCGCGGCATCGCTCGGCCCGTCGCTGTTCAACGCGGTGATCGCAGCGATCGTCGTGTCATGGCCGCAGTACTCGCGCGTCACGCGCAGCATCGTGCTGAGCCTGCGCGGTCAGAACTACGTGATCGCCGGACGCCTTCTCGGCCATTCGCCCGTGCGCACCCTGTTCGTCGACATCCTGCCGAACATCGCCGGCCCCGTCCTGGTGCTCGCGACGCTCGACATCGGCGCGGCGATCCT
Coding sequences within it:
- a CDS encoding ABC transporter permease, encoding MTTVAVQRQAQRRRSPLVGYLLRRAGTSLLLLVGVTIVTFALTNLVPGDPVSAALGEGASQNPATREAFIRANGLDQPLFVQYFIYMGNLFRGDLGTSLVTGRPVTSDLATAVPATIEIAIGAIILSLAVSIVLGTLAAYRRGLVTDQVIRVVTLIGLSVPTFWLALVSFYVFFLELRIAPGSGRISPSITPPPRITGLYTVDYLLNGDGVGFFDALAHLALPVLVLSLVTIGLLTRFIRTSVLEVLGSDYVRAARAKGLPAMRVILDYVLRGASLPILTIVGVAFGSLLSGTVLVESVFAWPGLGTYAYNSAANLDLPGIMGVGLVVGVIYLLINFVVDLLYGVLDPRVRIA
- a CDS encoding ABC transporter permease, which codes for MSRIAAATPAGRFRFRWPRAWRTPLGIIGTVIAGAWIIVAFTAQWWVPFGPNAQVLPRLQPPGVDTLLGTDGNGRDIFSRLMTGATVSLPLALMLVIAAMIIGTVIGALAGYFGGWLDETLMRITDLFMAFPTVILAMVVAASLGPSLFNAVIAAIVVSWPQYSRVTRSIVLSLRGQNYVIAGRLLGHSPVRTLFVDILPNIAGPVLVLATLDIGAAILLLSGLSFLGLGAQPPTAEWGSMISGAMQNFDAWWLGVFPGLAILTVVLAFNFLGDAMRDVLDPTAEVVHEKQGEHKASAGVTA